acaatatattaaaacgaATATATTAAGTATagggaaaactgcaataaagcCCTACATATTGGTCTTATAATCGATTTAGTctctatatttttttattcaattaagtcttaaatatcggtaatcgtattcaatttaaccctttgacccggtcaacaggtcatctaactttcaaaatttacatttttggcccagatttcaaaatttattacaaatttgatccaaaatttatacttttggcccaaattttaaattttgttacaaatttggtccaaactttatcctttttgcccaaattttagaattttattatgcaTTCATCCAAACTTTAttgttttttaaaactttttttctcaaaaaaatgtttctaatatgttttttccttataaaatcatatttatacaaaaaaaaaacttattttcacataaaaatcttatattttctatataaaaactttttttaaaaatttttttgtatatggaatatctagttataaaactagatatttattaagtataaaaatatatacaaatccgtttttataaaaaaaaatgtatataaaaaCGTATCttacaaaaaaaatgtatacTAACACCTatcacctttatatatatatatatatatatatatatatatatatatatatatatatatacacacacacacacacaaataggtGTGTAACTATATTTTTTCTTATAAAACcgtgtttgtttatattttttttataaaaacgtgtttgaataatttttaatataatatgtgtttgtatacattttataaaatcatgtttgtatacattttataaaaaagcgtttgaataattttttatataataagtgtttgtatatatttataaaattatgtttgtatacattttataaaaacggatttgtatatatttatatacttaataaatgcctatttttataactagatatttcatacacaaaaaacttttaaaaaaaagtttttatatagaaaatataagatttttatgtgaaaatacgttttttttgtataaatatgattttataaggaAAAGAACATATTAGAAActattttttgagaaaaaaaaaagttgtaaaaaaactaaagttaggatgaattcataataaaattctaaaattttggcaaaaagggtaaagtttggaccaaatttgtaacaaaatttaaaatctgggccaaaagtgtaaattttggaccaaatttgtaataaattttgaaatcttggccaaaaatgtaatttttgaaagttggtgACCTATTGACCGGGTCAAAgagttaaattgaatacgattactggtatttgggacttaattgaataaaaatatatacagACTAAATCAGTTATGAGACCAATATGTAGGcactttattgcagttttcccttgagtataatatgttaaaacttaaaaaacataaatttataagtagaagtaaagatattattttaatatgcaaatttagtttatatatgattacattttaggtttgatatttatttaaccttattaacaaacttataattattattataaagaaattgaaaagtcatgggagtttcaaatgaatgtggttaaatgaaaaatgaatgagagtttcaaatgaatgtgataaaagaaaaaatgtttcctaTAGTATAGGACTAGGCGTAACCCCTCGCGTTGTGCAAGAATAcatttaagtggttaaaataattatgggaaaaaataaaaatatgttgaaatttacgtttttagtcatgttttgggcactaaccgaattatcaaataacataaaaactcatcaatttatattttgatactatctaatatagtccataccttataaactttacttttacttttataatatccaatatatatcataagtttttgtataacgttaatataatctacttttcttatgtccgataatattttttgtataaaataagaaataagttgttttaagtaagctattaataaacaatattgaactaataaactttgtattacactatttatattacactaaaacatccaaggtttcatatatgaactttcaaatattaaacattaaaattaagaatgaagtcatacaaaatatatcattatacataaatgtcatcaagagttttaaaataagtcgattagtaaatatgatatttaattttaattacatattttgcaaggCGTACGTTTGACTTTATGTTAATGCGCCGAGAATCCTCTTCcttaatttgtacctaaaaaattaaggtgaataaaaatataaaatagatattactaagaattaatataaataattaaaaagggtatgTGGATCTCCTACCACCGGTTAAAGACAACGTACCTCTCTAGTGGTATCGATTCCTAAGTGAAATTGAAGTAGTCATTCTATGTACACATTGTTGtctaattacataaacaaatatgagtaaccaaacataaaaatgttatctttatgtaggaaaaatattttagttaactaacaaattaaataatataagtttaaaacttaggagttcaaaacattaatatttttattttatatatatatatatatatatatatatatatagagagagagagagagagagagagagatggaaagtataacatatatatgagttttaattaattatctttttgaaacggtacaattacaaaaacaataaattacatatttaaaatatttaattaaatattttcgacatcaccctatataacatatgatcaatatattaacgaTCAAATGACAATATACTACGACtgtattacaataatccaaaaacgaagaaaatataaaaacgaattagtataacaaattaacaaattaaaagctctaatataatagcatatctccaaaagtggtcataagacATCAACCCAACACgaaaacctttaagtttgttttctttctaaaatttgtatatgatttgtatcaTGTCTTCCCAAAATATTGGCCTTTTTATAGTAaaattttcactaaatgctaattaaacataatataagttataaattttttgagtgttaaatcataattaagaaaacttttgggTTGCATTAGTTTAAAaaaggggtttcaaatgaatgtggtttcaGAAAGTTAAAAAACAGGGCTTTCAAATGCATgatattcaagaaaaaatgctagatttataagtatgtatgatgtatgataatataaaatgatgattatgatttctaaGGATGTGCTTAGGATTGTTTTTCAAAACGGTTTAATGGTTTATTGGCTTTTTGAAAAGTTAATAAGTCAAAAAAAATGTTTGGCAAACTTAAAAGCATTTTTCAAAATAGCTTTTCCATAAGCTTCAAAaagcattttttttttaataacatgTAAAACTTGgctttttgaaattgtttttggcTTTTTAACCAAAATAACTTcaaaaaacactttttaaaacaaacactttttaacttattgactttttCATCATAAAAGTTAATCTAAacactttttagaaaacttatttTACTACTAATCCAATAAGCATTTTTATCAAAAAGCACTCCTAAACACCCCCTAAAATTGATAATTATAAATCGTAGTGATTTCTAGATCTTTCGGTCATAAGATGTTGTTATTATCATCTCTTTTTTTGAACGGTTGAATATATAAAAAGAAAACGCTAGCAAATAGCTAGCAATCTAACAAAACAACTAGTTCATGAGGGATTAATCATCAACCCATTTCAATTCCTTCTAACcttatgattatgattacaaATTCAATTATAAGAAAACAGAATAACCGAATCAAATAAAAACTCTTTCTTGTACTTCAAGTTTCCGAACAGAAGCGTATTCCTTTAAGTCCATAACACCCAAATAAGAGTAATAAGGACTATTTCCAAGATAAGTCTATGAAAATGAGAACTCGAAAGACCATCAATCCAATGCACCAAATCAAAATATAAAGGGAAAAATAGGAATCAGTTTATCCATCCACGGCGTCAATTTTAGCCATTGTTGATGAGCTAAATTGCAATTAAGAAATATATGATTCACATTCTCTTGAACCTCCAAACAATAAGGGCACAAAAAGGAATCAATCTCCACCCCTCTCCTAACAAAATCCATTATAGTAGGGAGTCCATCCAAAATTAATCTCCACATAAAAGTATTGATTTTGATTGGAAGAAATCTATTCCATATAGTAGAAATACCTCTAGAAGGATGTTTCAACCAATCTAAATGATATATGGCTCCCCTAACAGCGAACTCATCTTCAACCCCAATCGATCACCGCCATGAATCCTGAGTATTAGACAACTCCACCGAATCAAGTAACACCATTAATTGATTTAACTACGAGCCAAGAACCTCGCCTCCAATGTTACAGTTCCAATGAATAACCACTGATTATTAACCCAATAATCTTTAACATAAGCATCTTTGTTTCTGGCTACATCAAATAAACGAGGAAATCGAGCTCTAAGACTAATACTaccacaccaattatctacccagaATTTCGTATTCCCACCATCACCCACTTTCCTACACACTGAGTCAAAGTGGATTATACCTCTATTATGTAAGTCCCAAAACGATTTTACAATACCCATCCAAACGTAATTATTTACTCTAGTAGAAGAAGCCAACATAAATCCACCATCTTCACCATAACAACTATTAATAATCTTAACCCACAAAAGATTTTGATTATTAAGAAACCGCCATCTCCACTTATACATCAGAGCTTGATTAAAAGATTCCAAGATTCCAATAGAAAATCCACCATAAAATTTATCATTAAGAATAACCTCCCACTTGACCCATTGAATAATCCTTTTTTGATCTTCCCCACCCCAAAAAAATCTAGCTCTAATCTGCGTCAGATCTCTATAAATAGAAATAGGCGTATGAAACATAGAGAAATAGTAAATACCCAAGCTAATAAGCATTGATTTATGTAGTGTAAGAAGACCTCCAATGGTAAGCATTTTCAATTTCTAAGTTAAGAGTTTTTTTGCAAGATCTATCACAGAGTACCTCCCAAGCCGTTCTCCTATTCATACCTTGACCAATTAGCAATCCAAGATACCTGAAAGGAAATGAATCTGCCCTACATCCCGTACACATGGCAACATGTTCAATGACCTCACGGTTAACCCCAATCCCATATAACTTCGATTTATGCAAATTAATTTGTAACCCTGAGGCCATATAGAAGAACCTCAGGATCCTAATTAATTTCTAAATATTTTTGGCATCCCATTCACCAAAAAAGATCGCATCATCTacataaaaaaaatgagaaactTGCACATTATCATCATCAACAGAAACACCTTTGAACAAAAAGTTATATGTAGCATCTTCCATATACACATGTAAACCTTCCATCACTAAAAGAAACAAAAATGGGGATAGCAGGTCTCCTTGTCTCAACCCTCTCTA
The genomic region above belongs to Lactuca sativa cultivar Salinas chromosome 4, Lsat_Salinas_v11, whole genome shotgun sequence and contains:
- the LOC111909969 gene encoding uncharacterized mitochondrial protein AtMg00310-like, which translates into the protein MLTIGGLLTLHKSMLISLGIYYFSMFHTPISIYRDLTQIRARFFWGGEDQKRIIQWVKWEVILNDKFYGGFSIGILESFNQALMYKWRWRFLNNQNLLWVKIINSCYGEDGGFMLASSTRVNNYVWMGIVKSFWDLHNRGIIHFDSVCRKVGDGGNTKFWVDNWCGSISLRARFPRLFDVARNKDAYVKDYWVNNQWLFIGTVTLEARFLARS